The DNA window CGCGTTAGCACAAACCGCCCAAGATAAAAAACTTAATATCAAAAGAAATCTGTACATAACGGCAATCTAACCTATTAACTACATAGCACCACGAGCCCAGCGAACCATAGCCACAATGGCAAGCACTGTTAAAGCAGCCACCCCAACCGATAAAATCGGAACAGCAGCCGCTTTAATCTGGTCGACAACCTCAGATACATCCATCGTAATTGGGGCCGCACTTGCTACCCCTGAAAACAACAACAAGGAAACCCCAACAAGTAAGGAATCCTTAAACCCCGTTTTTGCAGAATTAATAACGGTCAACATAAAAAACTCCTAAAGTTACATAGCACCACGCGCCCAACGAATCATTGCCACAATGGCAAGAATCGTTAATGAAGCCAAACCAATCGCCAAAACAGGAAAAGCCCCCTCAGCAATCTGGTCGACAACATCATCAACAACCAAATAAAAAGGCGTAGCACTAACAGACCATGAAGAAAGAAATAACAATAAACCCATAACAGGCTTTAAAATTTGCACATTTATAAACTCCTTAACGAATCGCCAGCGCACAACAGAGAATTGTAAAAACAAGCGCGAACAACTTAAAAATTTCAACAATAAGCTCATTTGCTTGCGCAATATCCACAATTAACCCCTGACACCTGACCGAGCAATTAAAAACGGTGTTCCTAACAACAGAACACCCCCACACAGCACCATCACAAACAAATAAATAAACGGATAAACCCGCTCTTCTATCGTTGGTTCAATCGGTTCTACCAACTCCCCAAACACAGAGGCATACGCCACAAAACCATACGGCGCAGACAAGGCATCGATACAGCCCTCCGTATTGCGATGTTCCATTGAATAAGACACACAATAAGCTTGATTACCGAACCGATTAACACAAACGGCAAACAAGCCCGCTGTTACCTGTTCATCAGTCAAACCATTACGGAGATATGAACAGGCAAACACAGGCACGCTAAACACTAGAAAGCTAAACAATAAAAGCGTTCTCATGTCACCTAAGCGACTTTAGGAATGGGGGGAGGAACAGCGGAAGGAATAGCCGAAGCCTTCACAGGGGGAGACATCGCCAACTTTAAAAAATCGCCTAGTTGTCCAACGGTTTCCTTAAGGGGTGTAATTGCCTGAGCAAAAGCGGACGCTTTACCGCCAGCCCCTGCAATAGTAACTAGCTCAATATCACACACACACGGCAGAACTTTTTGCGCATCAAGCACAAGCCCTGTTGTGTATTCACAAGAAACCTTAATAGGCGCATGTCCTGATTTCCCTTCTTTTTGCGGGCCCGCATCCTGAGCCAATACTAAAACGCTTGCATAAGCATTACCGTCGACTTTACCAACAGATACAGACAACACTAAATAACGTTCTAACGCCATAATTAAGCCTCGATAGGAAGTTGAAGACGACGAGGGACACGCTTATCACTAGGAAGCAATGACTTTACAATTTCCTCATCAGTCAGTTTTAAATGATGTTTCATCACATTGAGAAGCCCACCGTAAGATTGACGGGCATAATGTTTTAAATGTGCAAGATTGACTTGAGTTTGAGGAGAATCAAATGAGAGTTTCAGAGGAACGCCCGAAACGTCAGACGGGACAACATGGGAAGGGGTAGGCAATTGACTGAACAAACGCGGATAGAAACCCAGTAGGAAAGCGTTGTAATCATCAAACAGAGCCAGCGGAATATCACAATCGACAGAACGGGCTTCAATTTCCAACCGAAACCAATGCGGAAATGGATTATCGACCGCTTCATCTAACAACTGATAGTTTTTCTCATACGCACGGCAGAACTTAGCCCCACCGCGTTTACCCACATACAGGGTATAACCGCCCACTTTTTCACCGTGTACTTTAGGCTCTATCACATTGTGACGAGGTTCACGACCTCCAGAGTTAAACAACCCGCTAAAATAGGCTTGTTTCACATAATCGTAATTAACTAAACCATCCAGATAATCGACCGCTAAATCAATACGGGTGATATGAGGCTCAAACACTTGAATCTGTTTTATAAAAGCTTTTACGTCTAACCCTAAACACGCAAGACCCGATAAGGAGAGGTAAAACCCCTTATTTTTCTTACTAGAAGTCGAATCTGTATAAGCTATTAAGCCTGAACTAGAAACCCCGCCCAAAACAACACGATTGAGTATGTAAGAACGTTCATAGCCATAAATACCCGCTGGACGCTTATCTGCTATGAAAGCAACGCCAGCCAATCGGAGCGCATCTAAAATAAATTCTAAAAAGCCTGATGCATGAACACCACCCAAATTGTCTGCATCAAAAGACAGGCTTAAATAATCTACTTGCGCCCCAAAATCGCCAGACATTGATAAACCCCTGTTAATGTAATCCCTTTTTTAAGTTATAACAGGTTGTATTAGTTTGCAATTGGGGGGTAAGTTTTAGAACTATGAAAGGATGAAAGGACGATAAGAGATTTTTTAAATTAGTTTTTTTTGTCGTTTTAAACTTTCCCCCCGTATTACTAGAGGGGGGGCGGGGTGCAAAGCACTTACCCGCCCCCCTTCCCTAAATAGACATAAAAAAAGCCCGTACTCTATTAAGAATACAGGCTTTTATAAATTATTGTTTTTATTAGTTACAAGGATTTGTTCCACCTTCCAGATAATAATAAATTCGACCGTTCTTTGTACACTGTAACAAGCCATCCGCTTCTGATGTTTGAATTTCTCTTGTCTGTGTTTGTATTGGTTTAGGCTTAGGTTGAGACGTTCTCGAAGTTGATTGAGAGCGCGGAACAGATGTATTTGACGTGCTTTTAAGCTGGTTAAGTTCTTGCTTTAACCGTAAATTTTCCGCTGAAAATTGGCGAGTATATTCTTGTGATTGACTCAAAGTATTTTCTATTGAAACTAAATTAGATTTAACTATTTGTAATTCTTTATCTTTCCCAGAAATCACTAAATAACTATAAATCAATGTGATGAAAAACAGCACATAGCCAATTGACCCCGTAACCGCAGAAGACCCCGAAGACCGCCCACCACTCGCATCAATTTTATGTATTCTACTACCGATAAAGAAGTACAACATACCCCCAAAAATCGGAAGCAAAATAATAACCAGTATCCAAATGATTTTATTAAAGCCTGTAAATTCATGACGCAAGCAATCAACCAACGCCGAGACAATCGTAATAAATACCAAAACCAGCGCAAGAAACGGTATTAAAACGGATAAAAGATTAAAATCCGAACTCATTATAAGACCTTAAATATAAAGAATATTCCCCAATATTCCCATTACCCTGAATTGACCCCCTGCACAAGCCTAGTAAAAAACATTTTTTCTTTTGACTTTATAGGCTTGAACAGATAACTAATGATTACATGAATTTAATTTTAATGCAAGGGCTAACTTATTGAAGGCACGATTAAATAAGCGTATTAGCAGTTATAAACTAAAAAAACCTAGCCAATTTGTTAAAGTTGACTAGGTTTTTTTAGTGTTTTCAATCTATTGCATAATGTATTTTTTTACATGTCTTTATATATTAACTTGTCTTTATTTTATGATGTTTTCTTATCTAAAATAGCATAACCTCTTGTTTTTATGAAATAGCCTTTTTTTCGGGAAGTAAGGGTCGAAGGTTCGAATCCTTTCACTCCGACCACTTTAAAATCAATAGCTTACCTCACTATGTTAGCGTTTTCTAATATTAACGTCCTCTAATATATAGATTTTTGTATTGTCGAGTTTTTCAAGTGCTTCTCGCGCCTTGCTTTTTTCCAGATGTGCGTAGTATTCTCGCGTTGTTCCAATATCTTTGTGTCTAAGCACTTCCTGCACAATTTCGAGCCTCTCGCCTGAGTTAATTAACCAGCTCCCGACCGTTCTTCTTAAGTCGTGTATGGTTAAGCCTTCAATCTTGGCTTTCTTGCACGCCGTCGCAAAGCTGTTTTTGATGTTTTGTAGCCGTTCTCCATTGGGGTGACTGAATACCCATGTACTACTGCGAACCCGGTATTTTTTGAGGGTGTTTAATGCGTGGAGGGCGTATTGATTTAAGGGTATCGACGCAGGGTCGCCGTTTTTGGTTTGGTTTAAATAGATGGTTTGGCTTTCCCAGTCTATTTGCGCCCAGCGAAGGTTAAGAATTTCGCCCTTTCTCATACCCGTTGCTAAGGCTAGTTGTATGAATGGTAATAACAGCGGGTTCTTTGATTCGCTAGCCGCTTGTATGAGGTGTTTTGCTTCCGCTACGGTTGCCCATCTTTTACGCCCCCTCGGTTTCTTTTCGCGGTTGCCTAGTGTGGGATTCGGCAAATTTTCATCATGGTCATAGTTGAGTTGGTTTATTACGCCACTGATTAGGCGCAATTCGCCGTTGATGGTGTGGGCTGTTACGCCCGCTTGTTTGCGTTGTCTGACGTATTGGCGGACGTGTGAACGTTTAATATCTTGAACGGTGAAGCCTTGAAAGTAGGCAATCAAATGTTTGCTTCTCGATACGTTTATCGGATGTGAAACACGGTTTTTTGTTTCGTTCAGGTAGCCTTGTAGGGCTGTTGTAAAAAGGATACAGTCCATTTCATTTTTTTCTGCGTGAGTTGTAGCGATTTTTGCCAAAAGTTCACCATATTAACCATTTCAATAACTTAACCTAACATTGACCCACCATAGTTCACCATATTAACCATTTCAATAAGTTATCTCTCTTTTTTATCTTAATAACCTAGAATAACACAGGGGTATTAGTAGCTAAGTTATTGGCTTGGTTAATATGGTGGACTATGGTGGGTCAATGGTGAATCAAGTTATTGATTTGGTTAAAATGGTGGACTTTTGCACTTTTTCTAAATTTGTGTGTGTCCCATTTTTCGCGTTTTTTTACTGTTGTTTTCACGCAACAATTAGAACGGCTTAGGGTATTTCATA is part of the Beggiatoa alba B18LD genome and encodes:
- a CDS encoding replication initiation factor domain-containing protein, which gives rise to MSGDFGAQVDYLSLSFDADNLGGVHASGFLEFILDALRLAGVAFIADKRPAGIYGYERSYILNRVVLGGVSSSGLIAYTDSTSSKKNKGFYLSLSGLACLGLDVKAFIKQIQVFEPHITRIDLAVDYLDGLVNYDYVKQAYFSGLFNSGGREPRHNVIEPKVHGEKVGGYTLYVGKRGGAKFCRAYEKNYQLLDEAVDNPFPHWFRLEIEARSVDCDIPLALFDDYNAFLLGFYPRLFSQLPTPSHVVPSDVSGVPLKLSFDSPQTQVNLAHLKHYARQSYGGLLNVMKHHLKLTDEEIVKSLLPSDKRVPRRLQLPIEA
- a CDS encoding PLDc N-terminal domain-containing protein, with product MSSDFNLLSVLIPFLALVLVFITIVSALVDCLRHEFTGFNKIIWILVIILLPIFGGMLYFFIGSRIHKIDASGGRSSGSSAVTGSIGYVLFFITLIYSYLVISGKDKELQIVKSNLVSIENTLSQSQEYTRQFSAENLRLKQELNQLKSTSNTSVPRSQSTSRTSQPKPKPIQTQTREIQTSEADGLLQCTKNGRIYYYLEGGTNPCN
- a CDS encoding tyrosine-type recombinase/integrase, with protein sequence MAKIATTHAEKNEMDCILFTTALQGYLNETKNRVSHPINVSRSKHLIAYFQGFTVQDIKRSHVRQYVRQRKQAGVTAHTINGELRLISGVINQLNYDHDENLPNPTLGNREKKPRGRKRWATVAEAKHLIQAASESKNPLLLPFIQLALATGMRKGEILNLRWAQIDWESQTIYLNQTKNGDPASIPLNQYALHALNTLKKYRVRSSTWVFSHPNGERLQNIKNSFATACKKAKIEGLTIHDLRRTVGSWLINSGERLEIVQEVLRHKDIGTTREYYAHLEKSKAREALEKLDNTKIYILEDVNIRKR
- a CDS encoding major capsid protein gives rise to the protein MQILKPVMGLLLFLSSWSVSATPFYLVVDDVVDQIAEGAFPVLAIGLASLTILAIVAMIRWARGAM
- a CDS encoding major capsid protein, whose translation is MLTVINSAKTGFKDSLLVGVSLLLFSGVASAAPITMDVSEVVDQIKAAAVPILSVGVAALTVLAIVAMVRWARGAM